One genomic window of Evansella cellulosilytica DSM 2522 includes the following:
- a CDS encoding DUF2628 domain-containing protein: MKDKQLISYIHDDDNKQKLFDIIQSNAAFYCNKWKKHHVPTTFSGWNWAAFFFTPIWLSYRHMYGSVLVYYLLIFFIWSIHTIFPLFVFYGNIDPALAILWTCITTFAVHLYFGLKGNALYARKISSLLFDTSEEKAKVPLFQRTGRSYISAVIVPITFVILLLLPAIRVEAWMDTSTLPYGTYVYYEDHGPPLSVKEALDHELPIFEKYTSTVELLYYSPEPVGDRDVRVVLEFNLEGNWQTIRDRTYTFFRSDRVNLHLLDAEDPLLQTGQYRVTVFMEEEIVGTQSFLVELP, encoded by the coding sequence ATGAAAGATAAACAACTTATTTCATATATTCATGATGACGACAATAAACAGAAGCTATTTGACATAATCCAATCCAACGCAGCGTTTTACTGTAATAAATGGAAAAAGCATCACGTACCAACAACATTTTCTGGCTGGAATTGGGCTGCATTTTTCTTTACACCTATTTGGCTATCTTATCGGCATATGTACGGCTCAGTTTTAGTCTATTATTTACTCATCTTTTTTATCTGGTCTATTCATACTATTTTTCCGCTATTCGTTTTTTATGGAAATATTGATCCTGCACTAGCGATCCTTTGGACTTGTATCACAACATTTGCCGTCCACCTTTATTTCGGCTTAAAAGGCAACGCACTTTATGCAAGAAAAATAAGTTCACTTTTATTTGACACTAGTGAGGAAAAAGCAAAAGTCCCTCTTTTTCAAAGGACAGGACGCTCTTATATTAGTGCTGTTATAGTTCCGATTACTTTCGTGATACTTTTACTCCTTCCAGCAATAAGGGTAGAGGCATGGATGGATACTTCTACACTACCATATGGAACGTATGTTTATTACGAAGATCATGGGCCGCCTCTTTCTGTTAAGGAAGCGTTAGATCACGAGCTCCCCATCTTTGAAAAGTACACATCTACTGTAGAGTTATTATACTATTCTCCAGAGCCTGTTGGCGATCGCGATGTGAGAGTGGTGCTAGAATTTAATCTTGAAGGTAATTGGCAAACAATAAGAGACCGCACCTATACGTTTTTCCGTTCCGACCGTGTCAATCTTCACCTTTTAGATGCAGAGGACCCGTTATTACAAACTGGCCAATATCGCGTGACGGTTTTTATGGAAGAGGAAATAGTAGGAACACAAAGCTTTTTAGTAGAACTACCTTAA